TTTCGGTAATCAGAGCCATAAACGTACTGAGGTATTTTACCGAAGAAAAGGATATAGATCCTGTACGAATATCTGTAGCCGGATACGGAAAATACAAACCCATTTCAACCAATGACAACACCTTGGGTAGAGCCATGAACCGTCGGGTGAATATTTTGATTTTGGTAGAAACGGAATAGGAGGAAATTGAAATTGACAGATAATGCAAATAGTAAGGGCAACGCTCACGATGACAAAAATCCTAAGAAGAAAGTAAAAACACTAATCATAATTGCGGTTCTCGTTTTAGCTTTGGCAGCCGCTTCGTTTTTTGCATATGCCTACTTCACAAAGACCTTTATTTTCAATGAGGACTCCAAGGTTGCACCTGTGGCGGAAGTTGTTTATCCCTTGGGCGAATTCGTTATAAATCTGAACGATTCCAACAACAGAAGCTATTTGAAGACTCAGATAGCCGTAGGGTATGCAAACAAAAAAGACGAGATTTTTATAAAGGATAAAAAGTTTCAAATCCGGGATATAATTATACAAACTCTTCGCTCGAAGACTGCGGAGGATATAAGGGCAGTCGAAAAGACGGATGAATTAAAGGTAGAGATTATGAACAAATTAAATGAACTTTTCGAGCCGGAACTGATTTTGGAAGTCTATATTGTCGATATTTTGATTCAGTGATTTAAAAAGAGAAGAGGACAGCAATATGGGAAATATGAATTTTACTCAAAGCCTTATTAAATTGTTCATAGCCTTTCCGGTGGTAATCATGGTCGCTTATTTCAGCCTCAGGTTGGGGAATCGATATCTGAAAAGAATGGGAAATACGAGGAATCTCGAGGTTATTGAGACTGTTCCGATTTATAACAAGGCGGTTCTGAGCATTGTCCGCATATTTGACGCCTACTATGTGTTGGGCGTTACGGAGCACGGGGTTGAAACAATCCGCGAGTTGTCGGATACGGAAATCGATGCCTTCCTCAGAAATGGTTTTTCCAATGGAAGGAGTTTCGTGGGGAAACTGAAAAGTTTCAAATGGAAAGAGAAAGTGAAGGATGGCTATGAATAGGAAACTGGCATTTTTAATACTGGCGATTATTATCATCGTTTTCATGGGCAATGTGTCCTTCGCAGAGGAAGTGGATTTGCCGATTCCAAGAATCGGCATCAATGTCGACGAGGCAGAAACACCGGACGATTATGTCGATGGCATCAAAATATTGATTATGTTGACCGTACTGACACTTGTGCCTTCGTTTTTAGTTCTAATGACGTCTTTTACGAGGATTATCATTGTGCTTTCTTTCCTTAGAAGTGCCATGGCCACCCAGCAGACGCCTCCTAATCAGATATTAATCGGATTGGCGCTTTTCTTGACATTTTTTCTTATGGCGCCGGTTTACACGGAGGTCATCGAAGATGCGGTGAATCCTTACTTGACAAATGAAATTTCGCAGGAGGAAGCCATCGACATAGGTTCAAAGCCAATCAAGAATTTTATGCTTAATCAGACCAGAGAAAAGGATCTGGCTCTTTTTATAAATCTGTCGGGTGACGAATTTCCTGAAACCAGCATAGAAACGTCTTTCATGGCAGTGATTCCGGCTTTTATTATCAGTGAGCTAAAAACCGCATTCCAGATGGGCTTCATGCTATTTATACCATTCATCGTCATAGATTTAATCGTGGCAAGCATACTTATGTCAATGGGCATGTTCATGCTGCCGCCGGTAATGATATCGCTTCCGTTTAAACTTTTACTTTTTGTAATGGTGGACGGGTGGTATCTAGTTGTGAAATCCATTATGGAAAGTTTTATTTAGGGGGGATGTATCATGACTCAGTCAATGGTTGGCGATATCATGAGAGATGCGTTGACAACCGTGCTACTTACAGCCGGTCCCGTTTTAATGGCGGCGCTGCTTGTCGGACTTATTGTTAGTATATTTCAAGCTACAACACAGATTCAGGAGCAAACTCTCACTTTTGTACCCAAAATTGTAGCTGTGTTCTTCACAATTATGATTACAGGACCATATATGTTGAGTAAATTGACGGATTTTACGACGCAAATGTTCACTAACATTGCCACCATGATCAGGTAGGTGTTCCATGACAATTTATAATTTTACGGTTTATTTTCTTATTTTAGCAAGAATTGCCAGCTTCATGGGAACGTCACTGATTTTTTCAGTTCGAGGACTTCCGAATTTGTTGAAGGTCGGTTTTGCGGTAATACTTAGTATTTTGCTATATCCGATAGCTCATGCAGATGTCTTTGTGGAACCAACGTTGATAGGCTATGTATTGCAGGTGGTTTTTGAAGTGATCTTTGGACTGGCTCTCGGTTTTACGACCAACATTATTTTTATTGCAATGCAGATGGGCGGGCAGCTGATTGATTTTCAAATAGGGTTTTCAATGGCTTCGGTATATGACCCGTTGACTAAGAACAAGGTATCACTTTACGGCCGGTTGTATTACTGGATGGGGCTGGCATTGTTTTTCGCTGTGGATGCCCATCATTATCTTGTTTATGTCATGGCTAGAATGTTTGAAATTTTGCCGGTAGGAGGAGTTGTAACGGAGCATTTGAAGGCTGCAGATGTCATTTTTCTTTTTACATCGAGCTTTCGTACGGCTTTTCAGATTGCAGTGCCGTTGCTGCTTATACTCTTCATGACGGATGTCATTATGGGTATGCTTGCTAGGACGGTACCACAGCTTAATGTGTTTATTTTGGGATTGCCACTTAAGGTTCTTATAGGGGTGTCGGCTTCGATTTTGCTTATGCCGTCAATCATCCGAATGATGATTCCGGTAATTGAAAGCATTCCCTTTCAATTGGAAAAACTGATGGAGGTGCTTGCGGTTTTATATATGGGAGGTTGGAGTTGATCTGATGGGACACACGGAATGGATTTTATTTTTTGCAATAATAATTTTTATAGACGGTGTTGCATGGGACAGAAGTGGCGAATTCGTTTTTTTGCCCGCGGGATTTACCGGAAGCATTAGGCCGGTTTTCGATTCCGACCGGTTTGATTCGATATTTTTTGCGGCGGATGAAAAGACCGAAGATCCTACCCCGAAGAAACTCAGTGAAGCACGTAAAAAGGGGCAGGTTGCAAAAAGCACCGACTTGAACTCAATCATCATACTTATTTTGGCGGCTATTTTATTAATGTACGCCGGAGAATACGGGTTCGAGAAATTGTATTTCTTTTTGTATGGAGCCCTGTCTAATGCTGATTATAAGGTCACTATAGGGAATCTAAGGCCATTGCTCATCTATTATGGTTATTCTTATTTATCCGTAGTGGCCATTGTTTTTGCTACGGTAATGGTGGCGGGGACGGTAGCGAATTTATCCCAATCAGGTTTCCTTTTTTCGGTGGAACCACTTAAACCGAATTTCAAAAAATTGAATCCGTTGGAGGGATTTAAAAATCTGTTTTCGAAAAAGACATTGTTCAATTTGATAAAGACTCTTTTTAAATTTCTGCTAGTTGGATACATCGTTTACACTTTTGCTAAAAAAAATATTCCCATGGTTTTTTCATCAGTTGGAATGAAAGCGGAAGCGGTTTTTCCATTAACAAAGGACTTGATATACAGATTGGTGGTTAGGATTGCCGTGGTTTTGGGGATTCTTGCTATAGTGGATTTCGTTTATCAGAAATATGATTTCAAGAAGAACCTCAAGATGACGAAGAATGAAATTAAGGAAGAGATGAAACAGATGGAGGGAGACCCTAAAATCAAGTCCCGAAGGAAACAGAAACAACGGCAATTGGCCATGAGCCGAATGATGGCCGATGTACCCCAAGCAACGGTGATTTTGACAAATCCGACACACCTGTCTGTTGCCTTGAAATATGAGGACAAAAAGAATGAAGCCCCGGTTGTAGTGGCCAAAGGGGCGGACTTGATAGCTTTTAAGATAAGGGAAATCGCCAAGGTTAACGACATTCCTCTTATTGAGAACAAACCCCTGGCAAGAATGTTGTACAAGCGTTCCAATGTAGGGGATGAGGTGCCGGCCGATCTATATCAGGCGGTGGCTGAAATATTGGCAATGGTTTATAAAATGAAGAAGAAGCATCGAAGGTAATGAAAGGAATACCCATGAAAAATAATCAAGTAAGCGCAATGAAGCAAATAAGCAACAATATGGGTACATTGACTGCATTTGGCGTCATTGGCATAATAGGTATGATAATTTTACCTATGCCTCCTATTTTGCTTGACATACTGTTGACTTTTAATATAACTTTGGCCATGATAATCTTGCTTATTACCATGTTTACCACGGATACTCTCCAGTTTTCGTCTTTTCCCACGCTGCTTTTGATTACAACATTGTTTCGTCTGGGGCTAAATGTCTCCTCGACTCGCCTGATTCTCAGTCAGGGGGCGGCGGGAGAAGTGATTGGTGCATTTGGAGGGTTTGTAACAGGAGACAATTATGTGGTGGGGGCCATTATTTTCATAATCATTGTTGTCATACAATTCATAGTTATAACCAACGGTGCCGGACGGGTTGCTGAAGTGGGAGCTCGTTTCACCCTTGATGCCATGCCGGGCAAGCAGATGAGCATTGATGCAGATCTTAATGCCGGAGTAATAACGGATCAGGATGCCAAAAGCCGAAGACAGAATTTGCAGAGAGAAGCGGATTTTTACGGATCTATGGATGGAGCAAGTAAATTTGTCAAAGGCGATGCCATTGCAGGAATCGTAATTGTAATAATAAACTTTCTCGGTGGCATAACTATTTTCGTGGGCCAGAAGGGTCTGCCGTTCGGAGAAGCCATACAGAAGTTTGGAATACTCACAATCGGGGACGGTCTCGTGAGTCAGGTTCCGGCACTCTTGATTTCCGTGGCTTCGGGAATATTAGTGACGCGGTCGGCTACTGGCACTGATTTTGGAAGTGAACTCTCAAAACAGCTTATGTCAGAGCCTAAAGCTATTGGAATAGTTTCTGTAGTGCTTCTGGGGCTTGGTCTGATTCCGGCCCTACCCAATTTCCTTTTCCTCAGCATTGGCACATTAAACGGAATTCTAGCCTATTTTCTTAATGAGGAAGCCAAACAAAAGAAACGGGCTGAAAGCGTTAAAAGAGCAAAACCTGCCGTTGCAATAGAAAGAGAACCGGAAGATGTTGTAAAATACATTCAAGTCGAAGCACTTGAGATAGAAATAGGGTACGGTCTTATTGCCTTGACGGATGCTTCTTCAGGGGGGGATTTATTAGATAGGATTGCGGCCGTTAGACGGCAATGCGCGACGGAAATGGGTATAATAGTTCAACCCATTCGCATACGCGACAATCTTCAACTGCCATCAGATGCTTATGTAATCAAGATTCGGGGCAATGAAATCGTTTCAGGGGAAGTTTTGCATAATCATTATCTTGTTATGGATCCGGGAAACGATAAAATGGAAGTTGTTGGAAAAGAAACGGTGGAACCGGCCTTTGGATTGCCGGCAGTATGGGTGGATGAGTCCCAGAAGGACAAGGCTGAGATGCTCGGGTACACTATTGTCGATCCGGCGACGGTTATGGTGACTCATCTGAATGAGGTGATTCGTAAGTATAGTCATGAGCTTCTGGGTCGGCAGGAGGTCAAATCCCTTTTAGATATGCTTAAGGAAAAGTATGGAGCCGTAGTGGAGGAACTTATTCCGGATTTGCTTTCTGTTGGGGATTTGCAAAAAGTTCTACAGAATCTTTTAAGGGAGCGGGTTCCCATAAAGGATCTTGTCACCATACTTGAAACTTTGGCGGACTATGCTGTGAATACCAAGGATACGGAGATTCTTACAGAATATGTGCGTCATAGAATTGGCCGAACCATTGTGAAACCGTATTTGAATGAAAAGGGAAGTCTGGATGTGATTACGATTCATCCGGATGTAGAACAGAAGATTTATGAGAACATACAAAAATCTTTTCAAGGATCTTTTCCGGCCATAAATCCGGAACTTAATTCCGAGATTCTTGAAAAACTTAGCCAGCTTAGACAGGAAAGCGTCGTTAAGAATAAGAAGCCCGTAGTTCTGGCTTCTCCGAGAATACGGGGTCCATTTAAGCGTTTGGTTGAGATTACTTTTTCGGATTTGGCGGTGATTTCTCTGAATGAAATACCGAATTCTATTGAAATAGAAGGAGTGGGGATGGTGAAAAAATCATGATTGTAAAAAAATATCTAGTTGATGACATGTATGATGCCATGGTTAAAATCAAGC
This sequence is a window from Peptostreptococcaceae bacterium. Protein-coding genes within it:
- the fliR gene encoding flagellar biosynthetic protein FliR; this encodes MTIYNFTVYFLILARIASFMGTSLIFSVRGLPNLLKVGFAVILSILLYPIAHADVFVEPTLIGYVLQVVFEVIFGLALGFTTNIIFIAMQMGGQLIDFQIGFSMASVYDPLTKNKVSLYGRLYYWMGLALFFAVDAHHYLVYVMARMFEILPVGGVVTEHLKAADVIFLFTSSFRTAFQIAVPLLLILFMTDVIMGMLARTVPQLNVFILGLPLKVLIGVSASILLMPSIIRMMIPVIESIPFQLEKLMEVLAVLYMGGWS
- the flhB gene encoding flagellar biosynthesis protein FlhB — translated: MGHTEWILFFAIIIFIDGVAWDRSGEFVFLPAGFTGSIRPVFDSDRFDSIFFAADEKTEDPTPKKLSEARKKGQVAKSTDLNSIIILILAAILLMYAGEYGFEKLYFFLYGALSNADYKVTIGNLRPLLIYYGYSYLSVVAIVFATVMVAGTVANLSQSGFLFSVEPLKPNFKKLNPLEGFKNLFSKKTLFNLIKTLFKFLLVGYIVYTFAKKNIPMVFSSVGMKAEAVFPLTKDLIYRLVVRIAVVLGILAIVDFVYQKYDFKKNLKMTKNEIKEEMKQMEGDPKIKSRRKQKQRQLAMSRMMADVPQATVILTNPTHLSVALKYEDKKNEAPVVVAKGADLIAFKIREIAKVNDIPLIENKPLARMLYKRSNVGDEVPADLYQAVAEILAMVYKMKKKHRR
- a CDS encoding flagellar basal body-associated FliL family protein, which translates into the protein MTDNANSKGNAHDDKNPKKKVKTLIIIAVLVLALAAASFFAYAYFTKTFIFNEDSKVAPVAEVVYPLGEFVINLNDSNNRSYLKTQIAVGYANKKDEIFIKDKKFQIRDIIIQTLRSKTAEDIRAVEKTDELKVEIMNKLNELFEPELILEVYIVDILIQ
- the fliQ gene encoding flagellar biosynthesis protein FliQ, with amino-acid sequence MTQSMVGDIMRDALTTVLLTAGPVLMAALLVGLIVSIFQATTQIQEQTLTFVPKIVAVFFTIMITGPYMLSKLTDFTTQMFTNIATMIR
- the fliP gene encoding flagellar type III secretion system pore protein FliP (The bacterial flagellar biogenesis protein FliP forms a type III secretion system (T3SS)-type pore required for flagellar assembly.), which codes for MAMNRKLAFLILAIIIIVFMGNVSFAEEVDLPIPRIGINVDEAETPDDYVDGIKILIMLTVLTLVPSFLVLMTSFTRIIIVLSFLRSAMATQQTPPNQILIGLALFLTFFLMAPVYTEVIEDAVNPYLTNEISQEEAIDIGSKPIKNFMLNQTREKDLALFINLSGDEFPETSIETSFMAVIPAFIISELKTAFQMGFMLFIPFIVIDLIVASILMSMGMFMLPPVMISLPFKLLLFVMVDGWYLVVKSIMESFI
- the flhA gene encoding flagellar biosynthesis protein FlhA, whose amino-acid sequence is MKGIPMKNNQVSAMKQISNNMGTLTAFGVIGIIGMIILPMPPILLDILLTFNITLAMIILLITMFTTDTLQFSSFPTLLLITTLFRLGLNVSSTRLILSQGAAGEVIGAFGGFVTGDNYVVGAIIFIIIVVIQFIVITNGAGRVAEVGARFTLDAMPGKQMSIDADLNAGVITDQDAKSRRQNLQREADFYGSMDGASKFVKGDAIAGIVIVIINFLGGITIFVGQKGLPFGEAIQKFGILTIGDGLVSQVPALLISVASGILVTRSATGTDFGSELSKQLMSEPKAIGIVSVVLLGLGLIPALPNFLFLSIGTLNGILAYFLNEEAKQKKRAESVKRAKPAVAIEREPEDVVKYIQVEALEIEIGYGLIALTDASSGGDLLDRIAAVRRQCATEMGIIVQPIRIRDNLQLPSDAYVIKIRGNEIVSGEVLHNHYLVMDPGNDKMEVVGKETVEPAFGLPAVWVDESQKDKAEMLGYTIVDPATVMVTHLNEVIRKYSHELLGRQEVKSLLDMLKEKYGAVVEELIPDLLSVGDLQKVLQNLLRERVPIKDLVTILETLADYAVNTKDTEILTEYVRHRIGRTIVKPYLNEKGSLDVITIHPDVEQKIYENIQKSFQGSFPAINPELNSEILEKLSQLRQESVVKNKKPVVLASPRIRGPFKRLVEITFSDLAVISLNEIPNSIEIEGVGMVKKS
- the fliO gene encoding flagellar biosynthetic protein FliO, with the protein product MGNMNFTQSLIKLFIAFPVVIMVAYFSLRLGNRYLKRMGNTRNLEVIETVPIYNKAVLSIVRIFDAYYVLGVTEHGVETIRELSDTEIDAFLRNGFSNGRSFVGKLKSFKWKEKVKDGYE